The segment AATCAAGGAAGATCCCATGTCAGTTGTCATCAATACCAACTATGCGGCCACGGTTGCGTCCAACAACCTTGCGGCCTCGAACGCGTCGTTGCAGAAGAGCCTCAACCGGCTTTCCAGCGGCTCGAAGATTGTCAGCCCCGCCGACGATGCCGGTGGTTTGGCTGTTTCCATGAAGTTGTCGGCCGCGGCGATCCGTCAGGGTGCCGTCGCCACCAACATCAGCAATGCCATCTCGTTTTTGCAGACGCAGGATGGCGCCCTCAAGGTCACGGCCAAGGTACTCGAGCGCATCAGCGAACTGAAGGTGCTTTACACCGACGTCACCAAGAGCTCGAGCGACAAAGCCAATTACGATGCCGAGTTCGTCGCGCTGACCGCCCAGCTGCGGTCCACCGCGCTCGAAAAATTTAACGGCGTCACCATGTTCGGCTCAGCCGCCATCGGCCAGGTCGATGTGACCGAGGACGGCGGTACCCAGGTGGCCATCGCCTCCCGCAACCTGCTCGACGGTACTTCGGGCGTCGGCACGATCTCGGCCTCGACGATCACCTCGCTCGGCGATGCCGCCGTAACGCTGGCGAACATCTCCACGGCGATCCAGAACGTGGCCACCATGCGCGCGAACAACGGCTCGGAACAGAGCCGGTTCAACTTCGCGTCCGAGCTGGTCATCGTGAACAAGTCGAACCTCGAATCCGCCAATAGCCGGATTGTCGACGTCGACGTCGCTACCGAATCCACTCAGCTCGCCCGCTGGAACGTCCTGGTACAGGCCGGCACTTCGATGCTGTCGCAAGCCAACACCAGTTCGCAGACGGCGCTGAAGCTCCTCCAGTAGGAGCGCATCCCTCCCCGCCGCCGCGGCCGGACTAGTCCTCCGGCCGGGCGGATCGGCTCACTCGCGGTTGTCTGAGTCTGTGGGGCCAGGGTTCTTTGATATCAGGTATTCCCCATTTTCTGCGCGCGCTCTGCGCGCAGTAACCCCTTTGAGGTTTCGCCTCAAACGGCGTGGCCCGCGCCGTCTCTCCGGGCCCGTGGCGACTACGGAGTGCCGCTGCTAGTTCAAGGAAAGAAATACCATGGCAGTCGTGATTAATACCAACTACGCCGCGACGGTTGCTTCCAACAACCTCGCTGCTTCGAATACGATGCTGCAGAAGAGCCTCAATCGGCTCTCGAGCGGCTCGAAAATCGTCAATCCTTCCGATGATGCGGGCGGTCTGGCGGTCTCGATGAAGCTGTCCGCCGCCGCCGTCCGTCAGGGCGCGGTTGCGACCAACATCGGGAACGCCGTTTCCCTCCTTCAAACGCAGGATGGCGCGCTGAAGATCGCCGGCAAGGTGCTCGAGCGCATCAGTGAGCTCAAAGTGCTCCACTCCGATGTGACCAAGAGCTCCAGCGACAAGGCCAACTACGACGCGGAGTTCAACGCTCTGCAGACCCAGTTGCGCGACATCGCCGGTGAAGAGTTCAACGGCGTCGCCCTGTTCGGCTCGGCCGACATCGGCAGCGTGCAGATCACCGAAGACGGTGGCACGTCCGTGGCGATCGCCGCCCGCAATCTGACCAGCACCACCGATGGTGTGGGGACGATTTCGGCCTCGACCGTGGATTCGTTGGGTCACACCGATGTGACGCTGGCGAACATCTCGGCCGCGATTCAGAACGTCGCGACAATGCGCGCGACCAATGGTTCGGAGCAGAGCCGGTTCAACTTCGCGTCGGAGCTGGTCACCGTTAACAAAGCCAATCTGGAGTCCGCCAACAGCCGTATCGTCGATGTCGACGTGGCGACCGAATCCACCCAGCTCGCCCGCTGGAACGTTCTGGTCTCCGCCGGCACCTCGATGCTCGCCCAGGCCAACACGAGTGCGCAGACCGCGCTCCGTTTGCTCCAGTAAGTTAGTGCCAACTCAGGGATAGTTCTTGATTCGCCCAAGCCTGGCCGCCGTTGGACCGGCGGCCAGGCCAAGCGAACCAGGCACCGACACCCTGCGAAGGCCCCCGGTAGGTCCGGTCTCCAAAACCGCCCCCCGGCCATGCAGTCGTCGTGATTGCGTAGTGCATCAAGGCCCCGGCTTCGTCCGGGGCCTTCGCGTTTTCCTCGGTAGCGCAGGCGCCCTCGCCGCCTCCCACCCGACCGTCGCGAGTTGCAGCTCGCCTCTCGTCGCGCCAATCGCCTCAATCTGTTCGCGTGTCCGACGCCGTTCCGAAGTCAAGCGAGTGGCTGCTCTGCCAACCGGTCCCA is part of the Opitutus terrae PB90-1 genome and harbors:
- a CDS encoding flagellin; translation: MSVVINTNYAATVASNNLAASNASLQKSLNRLSSGSKIVSPADDAGGLAVSMKLSAAAIRQGAVATNISNAISFLQTQDGALKVTAKVLERISELKVLYTDVTKSSSDKANYDAEFVALTAQLRSTALEKFNGVTMFGSAAIGQVDVTEDGGTQVAIASRNLLDGTSGVGTISASTITSLGDAAVTLANISTAIQNVATMRANNGSEQSRFNFASELVIVNKSNLESANSRIVDVDVATESTQLARWNVLVQAGTSMLSQANTSSQTALKLLQ
- a CDS encoding flagellin, with the translated sequence MAVVINTNYAATVASNNLAASNTMLQKSLNRLSSGSKIVNPSDDAGGLAVSMKLSAAAVRQGAVATNIGNAVSLLQTQDGALKIAGKVLERISELKVLHSDVTKSSSDKANYDAEFNALQTQLRDIAGEEFNGVALFGSADIGSVQITEDGGTSVAIAARNLTSTTDGVGTISASTVDSLGHTDVTLANISAAIQNVATMRATNGSEQSRFNFASELVTVNKANLESANSRIVDVDVATESTQLARWNVLVSAGTSMLAQANTSAQTALRLLQ